One genomic segment of Anguilla anguilla isolate fAngAng1 chromosome 2, fAngAng1.pri, whole genome shotgun sequence includes these proteins:
- the bnip3 gene encoding BCL2/adenovirus E1B 19 kDa protein-interacting protein 3 translates to MSTEKQNSPVENLQGSWVELHFQSNSSNSSGNGNGSGSVGHHGGEEQVPASAHSGDVEKMLLDAQHESGRSSSRGSLPCDSPTRSQTPLHLCRGSEVQSAGEKNSSQSEEDFLERRQEVENIMKKNADWIWDWSSRPENLPPKEFLLRHPKRSSALSMRNTRVMKKGGIFSSEFLKVFLPSLLISHLLAVGLGIYIGRRLSVSANTF, encoded by the exons ATGTCTACTGAGAAACAAAACAGTCCCGTGGAAAATTTGCAGG GCTCCTGGGTTGAGCTGCACTTCCAAAGCAACAGTAGCAACAGCAGTGGCAATGGCAATGGCAGTGGCAGTGTTGGCCACCACGGAGGGGAAGAGCAGGTGCCAGCCTCCGCTCACAGCGGGGACGTGGAGAAGATGCTCCTGGATGCACAGCACGAGTCTGGCAGGAGCAGCTCCCGGGGAAGCCTGCCTTGCGACAG TCCTACAAGATCCCAGACTCCTCTGCATCTATGCAGAGGCTCAGAGGTTCAAAGTGCAGGAGAGAAGAATAGTTCTCAG TCTGAGGAAGATTTTCTTGAGAGAAGACAAGAGGTCGAGaatataatgaagaaaaatgctgACTGGATCTGGGACTGGTCGAGTCGACCCGAAAACCTTCCACCCAA AGAGTTCCTGCTCAGGCACCCGAAACGTTCGAGCGCCCTCAGCATGCGGAACACCAGGGTCATGAAGAAAGGGGGGATTTTCTCCTCCGAATTTCTGAAGGTGTTCCTGCCTTCGCTGCTCATATCGCACTTACTGGCTGTAGGCCTCGG GATCTACATTGGAAGACGTCTAAGCGTCTCTGCCAATACCTTCTGA